The DNA segment TGGCTGCCGACCTTGTCCTGGTCAGTCATGAAATTACCCGCATCATGAAACAATACCGGCAGGCGCATCTGACGCGCATTGTCGATAATGTTTCAACACCGCTCAGCAGCCTGGTCTACACCGATATATGGAACAGCTACCGCCGCTTGAAAGATCATGCGCTGAACATCGCTGAAATTGTCACCGACAAAAAATAAATGTAAGAGACGAGCAGAATGAACTGACACAAATTTTCAACAACCAATAACAAATAACTTTTAATTCAATCATGGATCATTTGATTTTTAATGTTTTCTGGCAGGTCGGCGGAGGAGTGGGACTGTTTCTGCTTGGCATGAAAAATATGTCCGACGGCATGCAGGCTGCTGCCGGTAAAAAACTCCGGGCTTTGATTGCCGCCGCAACCGGACATCGTATTATTGCATGTATGATCGGGTTTCTGGTCACCGCACTGATTCAGTCGAGTTCAGTGACCACTGTGATGCTCGTCGGTTTTGCCAATGCAGGACTGATGACATTAACGCAGGCGATCGGCGTCATTCTCGGCGCAGATATCGGAACCACGGTAACCGGCTGGATTCTTGTGCTGGACATTGGTAAAGCCGGTCTGCCGATGCTCGGTTTCGCTGCACTGTTTTATCTGTTTTTACGAAAAGAACATCTGCGCAGCATTGCCCTGCTCATCATAGGACTCGGCATGGTGTTCTTTGGTCTTGAACTCATGAAAGAGGGTTTTTACCCGTTGCGCGAAATGCCGGAGTTTCTTGAATGGTTTTCAAAATTCAGACCGGATTCCTTGTGGGGTTTAATCAAATGTATATTCGCCGGCGCAGCTGTCACTGCCGTTATTCAATCTTCTTCCGCCACTGTCGGAATTACCATGAGCCTGGCGATTGCCGGCGTCATAGATTTTGAAACTGCTGTGGCGCTCGTTCTCGGGCAGAACATTGGAACCACGATTACCGCATTTCTTGCATCACTCGGAGCAACGCGCACCGCCAAGCGCGTGGCGTATGCGCACATCTTCATAAAAATCATCGGCGTAATCATTATTCTCGGTATTTTCCCCTGGTATCTGGCGACGATCAAATTACTTTTGTCCGGTGATCCGAATGCCGTCGAGATGATTCGCGGTGAAGCGGTTTATCCGGCGATGATTAAAGGGATTGCTGTTGCACATACAACATTCAACATTTTTCTGGTGATCTTTTTCCTGCCGTTTACTAAAATAATTGCAACAGCACTTACGCGGTTATTTCCTGACTCTGACACTGAGGAAATTCCGCATCTCACCTACTTCGAACAGTCAACACCCGCACTCAGCCTGGAACAATCGCGACAGGAACTGCTGTTCATGGCGGACAGTGATCGAAGAATGATGGACTCCCTGCGCACCTGCATGTTTGTTGAAAAACTGGATGAAGAAACGCGCCGGTGGATTTTTAAACGCGAAGAAATTCTGGACAACGTCCAAAGAGAAATTACCGAATTTCTCGGTATTCTGCTTGGAGAAGAAACCGTCACTTACCGGATTTCTGTTGAAGCACGGAAACAGATCCGCATGGCCGACGAATACGAGACCATCAGTGATTACATCACCGGAATTTTAAAGATGCAGTTGAAAATACGTGAAAATAAACTTGTTCCGACGCAGGACGGAATAGATGAAATAATGACTCTCCATGATCGTACTGCAAAATATCTTGATTTTGTAACGGCTGCATTTCAAGCCCAGCCCGGGACAGATTTTCTGGCCGAGGCCATACGCCGCAGCGACGATCTGACCCGCATGATGCGGGAATTTCGCGCGCGCCATCTCGAACGCCTCGTTGCCGGGGAAGTCGCCCCGCAGCTCAGTCTTGTCCTGCCGGATATGCTCAACAGCTACCGGCGCTTAAAAGACCACGCGCTCAACATTGCGGAAATTATCGCCGGGCAGAAATAGAGACATTGCTGATTTCAGATTGAAGATTTTTGTCGAAAATCAAAAGTCTAGAGCATTTTAAATTCATGTATAGCCGCAAAAACGCGCAAAAATCGCCAAATAATTATGGGCCGAATGATTGATAAACCACGCATGAACACGAATGCAGCGCTGCATTTGCCTCTTTGTAAAAAAATCCGTGTATCCGGTGTATTTGCGGTTTTCACTGCCCGCCTTTGGCGAGCCTTTGCCGCTTTCGCTGCTTTCTTTCAGAAAGCCACTCTTCGAATCCAGCCTGTTCGCGCATGCATCGTTGTGGGGCAGACATTCTTGTCTGCCCTGCGCAGGCAGGAATGCCTGCGTCACATTTGCCGCTCCGTCGTGGCAGGCAAGCAACTGTGTTTTTGTGGCTATAATTTTTCTTAATACGCTCTAAATGTCAAAAGTTTTTAATTTTTAGATTTTTGACAATGATCATTTTCTCCACACAACGACATTGATTTTCTTACGTCCCCATTTGAGCGCCCGGTCATGTGTACGGTAGAAAAGATCGATGCGGCTCGGTCCTTTAATAGCGCCGCCGGTATCCTCCACGCGACCGTAGCCATACCCCGGAACATACATGATGGTGCCGAACGGATAATAGTGCGTGTCAGCAGCAATGGTGCCGTATTTTGCTTTCGTACCGGAAGCGGTGAGGCCGGTTTTTTTCACTTTGCCTTTATTCGGTCCCGAGGAATAGACCGGCCGGCCGAGCTTTAAAATACTGCGCTCCCAGCTGCAGCATTTGCCGCACGGACAATATGCGGTCGCCTCCATGGCAACTTTGCGCGGCGGAATATTTTGCGGCGGACGGATGGTTGAACATCCGGTTCCAAGCAGCACAAGCGCCGCCGGCAGTAAACAGCGCAGTTTATGCTTTACGCAATGCCAGCGTGCAGGAATGTCCATTAAGGTCAACGGGCTCTCCTCCTATTGTTCCGCTTTCGATCGAAAGCGCGAGCACTTCAGATTTGATGTATTCTTCAAATGCAGAAATAGCGGTGCCAACGGCGTCATCGGCGGCGACCGTCAAATAAATGCGGTCGGTTACATCCAGTCCGCTGTTTTTACGCAGCTGCTGCACCTCTTTGATCAGCTCGCGCGCGATGCCTTCGCGAATCAGCGCAGCGTCAATTTCCAGATCGAGCGCGACCACGAGCGCACCCTGCGTCTGCACGGCGAGTCCATCCTTCGGAATGTGCTCCAGAATAATATCGGCAGCGTCCACGGTAATAGTTTCACCCTGAATCGTCAGCACCAGGGCTTCACCGGCCGCCACCGGATGAAGCATTTTCGCCGGAAGTTTTTGCACGGCGGTATTAATCTGCTGAACCTGTTTGCCGAATTTTGGACCGAGCGTTTTAAAATTCGCTTTGGCTTTCAGTTCGGCGAATCCGCTTTCGTCATCGCCGAAAACCACCTCATGCACGTTCAGCTCCTCAGCGATCATCTCTTTTAATTCATCGACTTTGTTCAGCAGTGCGCTGTTGCGGCTGACCACATCCAGCCGGCGCAGCGGCTGCCGCACTTTTATATCATGCTCTTTACGCAGCTGGCGCCCCATCACCACCACATCCATCACAATCCGCATCTGCTGTTCAAGATCGAGGTCGCGCTGAATTCCGGCAGCGGTCGGAAAGTCGCAGAGGTGCACCGATTCCGGCATACCATCCGTTCGCAGATTCCGGTAAATTTCTTCAGCAATGAACGGGACGAACGGCGCCGCAATTTTACAGAGCTCCGTCAGCACATGATACAGCGTCGCATACGCCTGCTGTTTATCTGCATCGTCGCCGGATTTCCAGAAACGCCGGCGCGAGCGGCGGATATACCAGTTCGTCAAATCTTCGATGAACGTCACAAACGGACGTACCGCACGCTGTAAATCATACGCATCCATCGCCGCTGTAACTTCCTGGCAAAGATTCGCCAGCGAACTTTCAATCCAGCGGTCGAGCAGGTTTTCGCTGCGGGCTTTTGCCGGCGCCGGTTTCCATTTGTCAATCAGCGCATACGTTACAAAAAAGATGTAGGCGTTCCATAACGGAATCAGCAGGTGGCGCAGTGCGTGTTTCACACCCTCTTCCGAAAAGCGCAGCGGTTCGGCGTGCACCACCGGCGAATTAATCATGTAAAGACGCAGCGCATCGGCTCCATATTTGTCGATAACGTCGAGCGGATCGGGATAATTTTTCAGGCGCTTGCTCATTTTGCGTCCGTCTTCCGCCAGAACCAGGCCGTTCACGACCACATTTTTAAAGGCCGGTTTTTTGAAGAGCGCGGTGGACAATACCATCAGCGTATAAAACCAGCCGCGCGTCTGATCGAGACCTTCCGCGATAAAGTCCGCCGGAAAATTCGCCTCAAAATGCGCTTTATTTTCAAACGGATAATGCTGCTGCGCATACGGCATCGAACCGGACTCAAACCAGCAATCGAGCACTTCCGGCGTGCGTTTATAAGTTTTTCCCTCTTTGTGAATCAGGATATCGTCAATGATATGCTTGTGCAGATCATCGACTTTTTCGCCGGAGAGTTGCTCCAGCTCCGCTGCCGATGAAATGCAAATCATATCATTCGCATCGTCAATATTCACCCACACCGGAATACATGAACCCCAGAAACGGTTGCGGCTGATATTCCAGTCGTTCGCGTTCGCAAGCCAGTTGGCAAACCGTTTTTCACCGACAAATTCCGGCATCCAGTGGACCTGTTCATTGTTTGCTACCATCTCGGCGCGCAAATCTTCAACGCGCACATACCACGCGTCGATCGCGCGATAGATCAGCGGCGTATCGGTGCGCTCGCAGAATGGATAGCTGTGTTGAACCGTCGACTGATGAACCAGCCTGCCCGCATCTTTCAGGCGCCGGATGATCTCTCTGTCGGCATCTTTACAAAACTGCCCGGCCCGGTCCGGCACAAGCGCCGTAAATTTGCAGTCGTCGTCCAGCGGATCAATGAGCGGAATGCCGGCGGCGCGGCAGATGCGATAGTCATCTTCGCCGAACGCCGGCGCTAAATGAACAATGCCGGTTCCCTCTTCAGTGCTGACAAAATCATCGAGCAGCAAACGGAATGAATTGGGATTATCCTTAAAATAATCGAATAGCGGTTCGTATTCTAAACCGGCGAGCTCCGCGCCGGTAAACTTTCTCAGCAGCTCATACTGATCTTCTGATTTATAATAGGCGCTCAGCCGGTTTTCAGCGAGCAGATAGATATCGCCGGCGGCGATGTCCCGAACCGCCACATACGCTATTCCGGCGCCGGCACAGATGGCGAGGTTCGCCGGCAGCGTCCACGGTGTGGTCGTCCACAGCAGCGCATACGCATTTTCAAATTCAAAACCCTTCAGCTTCACGCGCACTGTAACCGCCGGGTCCTGCACCTCCTGATAATTCCGTCCCGCTTCAAAATTTGACAGCGGCGTGTTCAGCTTCCAGCTGTACGGCATAATTTTGTGTGCGCGGTAAATCCGGTTCTGTTTCCACAGTTCTGAAAAGACCCACCAGATCGTCTCCATGAACTCTTTATCCATGGTTTTGTAGTCGTTTTTAAAATCAACCCAGCGCCCCATGCGCGTAACGGTGCGTTCCCACTCCTCCACATAGCGCGTCACCATCGACCGGCACTGTTCATTAAATTTTGCCACGCCCGCCTCTTGAATGGCCGGCGCGCCGGCGAGCCCGAGCGCTTCCTGCGCCAGCGCTTCAATCGGCAGGCCGTGACAATCCCAGCCGAACCGGCGCTCTACTTTATAACCGCGCATCGTCTGATAACGCGGAACGATATCTTTAATCATTCCGGCGAGCAGATGGCCGTAATGCGGCAGACCGGTGGCAAACGGCGGGCCGTCGTAAAAGACAAACTCCCTGGCGCCGGCGCGGTTTGAAATTGATTTGGTAAATGTGCCGTGCTCTTCCCAAAACGCACCCACACCCTCTTCCATTTTCGCAAAATCTGTCTTAGTAGAAACCGGTTTAAACATGCCGTACACTCCTTAAAACGGTAAAACGAAATAATGTAACCGGCGTTAACACTGAAAACAAGCGTTAGGCGGTATAATTCGCGCCGCTGCAATATCTCCGGCAGATACACATTGAACAGGTCGGCTGTTCGCTCGGTTTTAACGCCACCGGTTATGTTTCGCAGCTCTTCAAACAATCAACCGGCCTCGCGCCCTCCGCATTTCGCGCCGGTATTCAATAAGAATACAATCCGCATGCGGCGGGGGTCAGTCCGTTATCATTTAGAGCGTATTAAGAAAAATTATAGCCACAAAAAACACACAAACACACAAAAGTGTAATGTATCGCAGGCATCTTTGCCTGCCTTGGGAAATCCGCAGATAACGCAGATATTTAAATCACGGGATACACAACACACACGGAAGTTTTGCAGAAAGCATCAGGCATTCAGGGATTAGCAGAGAGGCAGAGCAGTAGACGCGGCGCCCTCGCCGCGTTCCGTGTTCAGGGTTTTCAGTTTACGGTTGAGAGTTGAAAAGTTCTCAGTGCGCTCTGCGGTTTATCAATCATTCGGCCCATAATTATTTGGCGATTTTTGCGCGTTTTTGCGGCTATACATTAATTTAAAATGCTCTAAAAACGCTGATTCTTCCGGTATCTCATACAACACAGATGATCCACCATCAGCTGAAATCAGCTTGATTTCTTAAAGTTAACCGTTTAATAAAAAAAACAGATTCCTAAACTTCATTTTCAGAGCTATCTTTATTCCGTATTAAAAATTAAGTGTCGTGGAATGCAGAGAGTATTTTATATAAAGCGAAGCCTGTTGCAGTATCGTTCGATTGCTGCCTGGCTGTTTCTAATGTGCGGATCCTGTTTATACAGCGACTCGATGCAGCGGCATCTGGACGCGGTAAAAACTCTTCCGGCGGAAGAAAAATCTCAGGAATTTTTATACGGAATATATTCTTATCCGACCCGTTACATCGACAGCGGCGTTAACTGGCCGGGGCTCGTCGGCAGAGAGACCGCACACCTGACCACCCTCTTCCCGGATATCGAAGAAGTTGACGGCATGATGCTGATTATTTACTGGTCGGTGATTGAGCCGGAACCGGGTGTCTATCGCTGGGAAATCATCGATGAGGTGATTGACTACTGGAAGGAACGCGGGAAAACCGTGGCGATCTGCATTGCACCGTGGGCAATTCCGGTGGCATTCAGCGATGCGTGGGGCGGCGTTCAGGATGCATTTCCCGCCTGGGCACGGAAAGAGGTTAAGTATTATGAATCGAGTGTCAACATCATGGGCAACCTGTTTGAGGGGCAAAAAGCACCGCTCGCGGTTCCGCTGTTTCTGGATGGCAAATACCGGGAACATCTTACGCGTTTGATCACCGGATTCGGAAAGCGTTATGATGGAAATCCATCCATTGCATTTGTGCGTGTCGGAATCGGCCATATCGGAGAAGAAACATTTCCAGTGACGACAGTCGGCAGCAGCAGCCGGCACTGGACAAAAGAAATCTTTCAGGAAGCGGCCGCCGACGGAGCGACTCCTGAAACATGGTATGATTATTGCATCTGGCTGTGCGGGCAGTACAGACTGGCATTTAAGACGACGCCGCTCAGCATCAACATGATTCTGGCCGGTTATGTATATAAAACGGATGCCGCCCAATTCATGCAGGCAGACCGGTTCCTGGACTATTGTTTAATCCATGGCATCATGATGGGAAATAACGGGTTAAGCGATGCCACCCTCTCCGACATTGAAAACATGGAGCAGTCGCCCAGAGCAACCTACTGGCTGTTAAAGCGATACAGCGATGCCGGCTTCCCGGTGGAAAACGAGATGAAAGCGCCGCCGCAGACGGAAACCAATGCCGATGCCATGCTTAAAGCCGTGGAGCTGGTCAGACCGCGCTACATCAATCTGTTCGGCCCGCACATCGGCGTCATCAAAGCATTCCGGGATGAGGAGTTCCGGAAAACCTCGCCGGACTGGAAAATTTTTGAACAAACGTTGAACAAACGCGGCGAAGATCCGGAAAAAGCGGCGGAACGTTTTTCCGAAATGGTCAAAACACTTCAACTGCGTAAAGTTAAATAACAGCAAAGGAGAGGATCCATGAAGCAAAGAACAATACTGACAATCGCTGCTGCATTCATCACCGCCGGTTCACTGGCGGCAAAAGATATCCGCCTTAATCCCGTTGAACATGCACGGCTGGCGGATCATACTCCGCAAGACGGCCGGGCAGACGGAAAACCGCTGGATGTTACCGCCATGGGCATTCGCCTCGGCGACAATCATCTGAACAATATCTGTGCGGCGGTATTCATTTTTGAACTGCCGGATTTACCGGAAAACGCGGATCTGCTGAAAGTGGAAACCGCCTGGCGATTGCAGGGAGTCTACGGGACGCCGCAAGATGCACAGCTGGATATGTTCTTCAAAACAACCGGATCTGTAACGCTTGCCGACTATGCCGCTCCGGCAGTCTCCACCGTGAAACGCATCCTGACCGCAAAAACACCGAGCGGAGCCGTCCGGACGTCGGACAACGACATGCTGAACGCCATTAAGAAAAATTATAATAACGGCGCGCCGGAATTTAAATACGTTGTATTTCGTTTGCGCTGGTCAGGCGGAGAAAAATTCCCCGTCAGCGATAAAAACGGACAGGATGATGCCTACAGCGTCTTTACACAACTTCACGGCAACAGAGCATGGCGCCCGGAACTGAAATTAACTATAACAGACTGACGAAGAGGAAGAGACCGGGTATAGTGGATCAACGAAACAGGTGGGACATAACATAAAAGGAGTAAAATAATGAAGTATCTAAAAAGTATATTCGCTGCAGTACTTGTCTGCAGCATCGCACAGGCTGCGGTGATATATCCGGTTGACAATGCGCGTATAGCAGATCTCAACCAGGACGGGAAAGGCGATGGCGCTCCGCTTAACACAACTGATCAGAATATCGGCATAGCGGATGCTGCAATAGCCATTCCAAACAATCCTGATGGTATAAACATCTCCAGAGGGATCTATATTTATGAGCTGCCAACACTTGCTGTCGACGAGGTCATAACGAAGATTGAAGCATCATGGTTTTTGGATGGCATCATGGGTGCTCCTCCGAATCTGCAGGCGGAGGTCTTCTTTAAGGATACGGGCGCTGTGGTAAAAACCGATTACGAAGCTGCTGCGGTCCTTTCGTTGCAGGATTTCATGACACCTGCTTCAACGAGAATAAGGTATACCTGGGATGATGACGCGCTGATTGACGCCTTTAATACCGCCTATGCCAACGGCGATCAATATGTCGTTTCCGTCTGAGTCTGCAGGACTGGATAGCGGGTAACGGCGATGGTGTGGTTGACGGGTATAGGGTCGGAGCCAAAGACCATGCAAATGGAGCAGGACACTGGCCGACGCTGACTATCCAGACTATTCCTGAACCGGGTTCAATGGGTCTGCTGGTGCTGGGAATGCTGGGAACGTTCTGCATCCGCCAGTTTCGTAAAGGATAATGGAACAGGCTCAAGATACCGTCTAACGGGTCTTGAATTATAAAATAAAACGGCAGCTCCACCACCTGAGCTGCCGTTTTATTTATGCTGCCGGTCGCATGCATCGTTGCGGGGCAGACATTCTTGTCTGCCCTGCGCAGGCAGGAATGCCTTGCGCCACATTTGCTTCTTTGTAAAAAATCCGTGTATCCGGTGTATTTGCCGTTTTCACTGCTTTCTTTCAGAAAGCTACTCTTCGAATCCAGCCTGTCCGTGCATGTATCGTTGCGGGGCAGACATTCCTGTCTGCCCTGCGCAGGCAGGAATGCCTGCGCCACATTTGCCGCTCCGTCGTGGACAGGCAAGCAACTGTGTTTTTGCGGCTATAATTTTTCTGAATACGCTCTAAACCGAAACTGTTTTAGTGCCGGCAATCAATTCTCCGCATCCGTGTTTGACTGTACGGCGTTCAGACGTGCGGCGGATTGATCAGCGCAATTCGCGCGAGGCCTTTGAGTGTCAGGTGCGGGTCAACCGGCACAGCATGATCCCAGCCAGCCAGCACCCATTCTGCAAAACCGCCGGTGGCGCAGACTCTGGTTCCGCGCCCGAGTTCTTTTTTCAACCGCGCCAGAATTTCTTTGACCATACCGAGATAACCGAGATGCGCGCCGATGCGCATTGCCTCTGCGGTGCTCTGCCCGATCAGATGTTCTGTCTTCTCCGGCTGAATATGCGGCAGCAGCGCCGTTTTTTCGGCGAGATAATCAAACATTAACGGCAGTCCCGGACAGATAATCCCGCCGCAATACCCTGCCCGCTTTTTAATAATATCAAATGTGAGCGCCGTGCCGAAATCGCACACAACCACCGGCGTGCCGTAAGCGGCGGCAGCTGCACAGGCGTTCGCCAGCCGGTCGGCGCCGATGGTTTCCGGCTTTGGATAGGTCACGGGAATGCCTAAATTGAGTTTATGATTCACATACAGAATTTCCGTGACACCGGAATTTTTTAAAAATTTTTCCCAGCGTTGATTCACTGCCGGTTTAACGGACGCCACCACGGCGCGCGCCGGAACGTTTTTAAGGTTCAACGCCGGTTCGCCGGACGGCGCGCGCTGCACGGACGAAAGTGTCAGCCCGCGCGCAACGGCAAGCGATGTGCTTGTATTGCCGATATCAATCACCAGCGCCGGAACGATGGATTGTTTCATATTCTTTTCCTTTGCGGGCATCGTATGAGTTTTTTTATCAGAGCATCTCATTGCGGCACCTCCTCCGGCGGAGCAAGTTTTCCGGCTGTTTCAAGAATCGCCTCGGCGATGAATTTTTCGAGCAGAGCCGGGTTCCCGCGGGTTTGGCAGATTTTGAGGTATTTGTAATAGGCATTGCGGCGTTCCTTGTGAATCACCGGCGGCACCAGGCCAAGCTGCAGCGCTTTGATGAACAGGAAAAGCCGTCCGGTGCGTCCGTTGCCGTCACTGAATGGATGGATGCGCTCGAACTCGGCATGGGTTGCGGCAAGCAGATTGACAGGATCGCCGGATTGCGCATTCATTTGCTCGCACCAAAGGTTAATAAGTTCAGGAATTTTTATGAAGTTTGCCAGCGGAACAAACGCGCCATGAATCCGCGCGCCGTGATTCCGGTATTCGCCGGCATTGGAAATGACGCCGTTCATCAGTCTCAGATGTGTGGCGCGAAGCAGGTCGGGAGTAAACATAAAAGCGGTGCCGCCTGTCTGCAGCGCATCGAGCAGGAAGTTCAGCGCGGACCGGTGATTAATCGCTTCGCACTGTTCGATGGCGGTGCGGTTTTTCAGAATCCTGCTATCAAAGAGCACAGCGGCAACATCCGCTTCGGTCATCGTGCTGCCCTCGGTGGCATTGCTGTGATAGGTAAGATTGACGGTGATCCGGTCGAGAATTTCACGGTTTGCGAGCAGACGGCCGATGGTGAATTGTTTGGTGAGTGCAAGCAGCTTGGCGTTTGTCACAGAAGCGGCATCAACGCTGTCGCTGCCAAGGATGTCGGCAAACAGCAGGTCAATTTTCTCTTGCGACTTTTGGCGCGGCACGGCCCTGCCGTTCACCCATTTG comes from the Kiritimatiellales bacterium genome and includes:
- a CDS encoding Na/Pi cotransporter family protein: MDHLIFNVFWQVGGGVGLFLLGMKNMSDGMQAAAGKKLRALIAAATGHRIIACMIGFLVTALIQSSSVTTVMLVGFANAGLMTLTQAIGVILGADIGTTVTGWILVLDIGKAGLPMLGFAALFYLFLRKEHLRSIALLIIGLGMVFFGLELMKEGFYPLREMPEFLEWFSKFRPDSLWGLIKCIFAGAAVTAVIQSSSATVGITMSLAIAGVIDFETAVALVLGQNIGTTITAFLASLGATRTAKRVAYAHIFIKIIGVIIILGIFPWYLATIKLLLSGDPNAVEMIRGEAVYPAMIKGIAVAHTTFNIFLVIFFLPFTKIIATALTRLFPDSDTEEIPHLTYFEQSTPALSLEQSRQELLFMADSDRRMMDSLRTCMFVEKLDEETRRWIFKREEILDNVQREITEFLGILLGEETVTYRISVEARKQIRMADEYETISDYITGILKMQLKIRENKLVPTQDGIDEIMTLHDRTAKYLDFVTAAFQAQPGTDFLAEAIRRSDDLTRMMREFRARHLERLVAGEVAPQLSLVLPDMLNSYRRLKDHALNIAEIIAGQK
- a CDS encoding 3D domain-containing protein produces the protein MDIPARWHCVKHKLRCLLPAALVLLGTGCSTIRPPQNIPPRKVAMEATAYCPCGKCCSWERSILKLGRPVYSSGPNKGKVKKTGLTASGTKAKYGTIAADTHYYPFGTIMYVPGYGYGRVEDTGGAIKGPSRIDLFYRTHDRALKWGRKKINVVVWRK
- the ileS gene encoding isoleucine--tRNA ligase, which translates into the protein MFKPVSTKTDFAKMEEGVGAFWEEHGTFTKSISNRAGAREFVFYDGPPFATGLPHYGHLLAGMIKDIVPRYQTMRGYKVERRFGWDCHGLPIEALAQEALGLAGAPAIQEAGVAKFNEQCRSMVTRYVEEWERTVTRMGRWVDFKNDYKTMDKEFMETIWWVFSELWKQNRIYRAHKIMPYSWKLNTPLSNFEAGRNYQEVQDPAVTVRVKLKGFEFENAYALLWTTTPWTLPANLAICAGAGIAYVAVRDIAAGDIYLLAENRLSAYYKSEDQYELLRKFTGAELAGLEYEPLFDYFKDNPNSFRLLLDDFVSTEEGTGIVHLAPAFGEDDYRICRAAGIPLIDPLDDDCKFTALVPDRAGQFCKDADREIIRRLKDAGRLVHQSTVQHSYPFCERTDTPLIYRAIDAWYVRVEDLRAEMVANNEQVHWMPEFVGEKRFANWLANANDWNISRNRFWGSCIPVWVNIDDANDMICISSAAELEQLSGEKVDDLHKHIIDDILIHKEGKTYKRTPEVLDCWFESGSMPYAQQHYPFENKAHFEANFPADFIAEGLDQTRGWFYTLMVLSTALFKKPAFKNVVVNGLVLAEDGRKMSKRLKNYPDPLDVIDKYGADALRLYMINSPVVHAEPLRFSEEGVKHALRHLLIPLWNAYIFFVTYALIDKWKPAPAKARSENLLDRWIESSLANLCQEVTAAMDAYDLQRAVRPFVTFIEDLTNWYIRRSRRRFWKSGDDADKQQAYATLYHVLTELCKIAAPFVPFIAEEIYRNLRTDGMPESVHLCDFPTAAGIQRDLDLEQQMRIVMDVVVMGRQLRKEHDIKVRQPLRRLDVVSRNSALLNKVDELKEMIAEELNVHEVVFGDDESGFAELKAKANFKTLGPKFGKQVQQINTAVQKLPAKMLHPVAAGEALVLTIQGETITVDAADIILEHIPKDGLAVQTQGALVVALDLEIDAALIREGIARELIKEVQQLRKNSGLDVTDRIYLTVAADDAVGTAISAFEEYIKSEVLALSIESGTIGGEPVDLNGHSCTLALRKA
- a CDS encoding beta-galactosidase; this encodes MQRVFYIKRSLLQYRSIAAWLFLMCGSCLYSDSMQRHLDAVKTLPAEEKSQEFLYGIYSYPTRYIDSGVNWPGLVGRETAHLTTLFPDIEEVDGMMLIIYWSVIEPEPGVYRWEIIDEVIDYWKERGKTVAICIAPWAIPVAFSDAWGGVQDAFPAWARKEVKYYESSVNIMGNLFEGQKAPLAVPLFLDGKYREHLTRLITGFGKRYDGNPSIAFVRVGIGHIGEETFPVTTVGSSSRHWTKEIFQEAAADGATPETWYDYCIWLCGQYRLAFKTTPLSINMILAGYVYKTDAAQFMQADRFLDYCLIHGIMMGNNGLSDATLSDIENMEQSPRATYWLLKRYSDAGFPVENEMKAPPQTETNADAMLKAVELVRPRYINLFGPHIGVIKAFRDEEFRKTSPDWKIFEQTLNKRGEDPEKAAERFSEMVKTLQLRKVK
- a CDS encoding PEP-CTERM sorting domain-containing protein, translating into MVDGYRVGAKDHANGAGHWPTLTIQTIPEPGSMGLLVLGMLGTFCIRQFRKG
- a CDS encoding type III pantothenate kinase yields the protein MKQSIVPALVIDIGNTSTSLAVARGLTLSSVQRAPSGEPALNLKNVPARAVVASVKPAVNQRWEKFLKNSGVTEILYVNHKLNLGIPVTYPKPETIGADRLANACAAAAAYGTPVVVCDFGTALTFDIIKKRAGYCGGIICPGLPLMFDYLAEKTALLPHIQPEKTEHLIGQSTAEAMRIGAHLGYLGMVKEILARLKKELGRGTRVCATGGFAEWVLAGWDHAVPVDPHLTLKGLARIALINPPHV
- a CDS encoding Fic family protein is translated as MNSVPEKLTRICAAGGFTQEALAARLGVSFVTLNKWVNGRAVPRQKSQEKIDLLFADILGSDSVDAASVTNAKLLALTKQFTIGRLLANREILDRITVNLTYHSNATEGSTMTEADVAAVLFDSRILKNRTAIEQCEAINHRSALNFLLDALQTGGTAFMFTPDLLRATHLRLMNGVISNAGEYRNHGARIHGAFVPLANFIKIPELINLWCEQMNAQSGDPVNLLAATHAEFERIHPFSDGNGRTGRLFLFIKALQLGLVPPVIHKERRNAYYKYLKICQTRGNPALLEKFIAEAILETAGKLAPPEEVPQ